The Ornithodoros turicata isolate Travis chromosome 9, ASM3712646v1, whole genome shotgun sequence genome includes a region encoding these proteins:
- the LOC135369431 gene encoding uncharacterized protein LOC135369431, whose amino-acid sequence MTKVAARSSVKEDLSCSSAELVYGSPIRLPGDFLTPSPAEPHPSQTVYIDKLHDLFRSITPVAPRMPTRRTVFVSQDLKNASHVFIRTDRAKPPLTPHYSGPYPVLSRTSKTVVVDLGGKHDTVALDRVKPAYVSSVIPFNTYLDLPAYSATLKPVAHTGRRTVTWSLSSDRLQPDDALEGGAQ is encoded by the exons ATGACCAAGGTTGCAGCTCG ATCCTCCGTCAAGGAAGACCTTAGCTGCAGTTCAGCAGAGTTGGTGTACGGCTCCCCGATCCGGCTCCCAGGTGATTTTCTCACCCCCAGCCCCGCCGAGCCCCATCCATCCCAGACCGTGTACATCGACAAGCTCCATGACTTGTTCCGCTCCATCACCCCGGTTGCGCCGCGCATGCCGACGCGGAGAACCGTCTTCGTCAGCCAGGACCTCAAGAACGCTTCGCACGTGTTCATCAGAACCGACCGCGCCAAGCCACCCCTTACGCCACACTACTCCGGACCGTACCCTGTGCTCTCCCGCACCTCAAAGACCGTCGTCGTCGACCTCGGTGGCAAACACGACACGGTAGCCCTGGATCGCGTGAAGCCAGCGTACGTCTCCTCCGTCATCCCCTTTAACACCTACTTGGACCTTCCCGCCTATTCAGCCACACTGAAGCCCGTAGCCCACACAGGCCGAAGGACTGTGACATGGTCTCTCTCTTCCGACCGTCTCCAGCCGGACGACGCTCTAGAGGGGGGAGCCCAGTAG